The genome window AACGGGGCGTTGCGAGGTCAATCACCGCGTCTGGCGGTGTGTCGTACTTCGGCAATCCACCGACGCTTAACACGTTTAATAACAATCGCTTACCACTATCTGGCATTCCGGAAACTACGGTAATCATCGGCTCATCCTGTTTTCGTAACCATTTGAGAATTCGCAACATGCAAACGCGTACGAGTATCCTGCATTCGTATTTGCAGGGATTCCATTTTACCGGCGCTTCGAAAAGGGAAACGCTGCCAGCGCCTGCACCGGAATTCATCCGGAAACATAAAAACTGCGGCTGGCGCAAAACATATAGTTGTGATGAAAGTAGATTGGGCGCTCCGCTCACCCACCCTTTTTTTCCCAAACCCAAAAAACGTGACAGTTTCTATTGAAATCTGCCGGCAAAATATAATACATTTATCGACGGTACAAAGCGATTTTGAATCTGATTTTTTTTACAAAAATATTGTGACGCAACAGTTACACGTTAGTGTTGATAATCCGATGACTGTTCAACAAAAGGATGAATACGATGCCATACGTATCCGTAAATTTTAGCAAAATGTCGCTGAAAGCGCCGGAAAACTGGCTGTTTGGTCAGGTGAAAACGGAAATTTGGGCACGCTCCGAAGCCCGGATCGGCGTGCTGCGCATCCGCAAAATTGACGATGCCGCACCCGACAAAACCGTTGCCGAACTGGAGGAAAATCTGCGTCAATTTATTAATGCGGCAGATTTGCAAACCGTTTTCGATGTGCGAAAACCGGTAACCAGCGATTACGTTTTTGGCGGTTACAGCTATTTTTCGAGTGCGCAACATAAAGATCTGTTTATTCGCGGCTGGTATTTGCAACGCAACAATTGCCTGATTTTAGGAGCGTATGCCTGCCCGAAATCTCAATATCAGTCGGAAACAGCCGTTCGCGAATGCCAGGAAAGCCAGCGAATCATGCTTACGGTTCAGCCGGAAAGCTGATTCTTTTTTTTGCCCGAGACAGCTCTATTTTTGAACGTTTGCGCAACATTCGTGTTTGACACTCCGTAACAAGCAAGAGTGTCAAATATTGTGAGGTGCGCGTACATGTTCTTAAAAACGTTACTTTTTTTAGCGATGTGTTTTGGCATCGCAGCCAGCCAGACAGATGTGGAAAAACGCATCTACAAACCATTGCCGGTCAATCCGCATGCGCCGGAAATCGATGGTAAACTCACCGATGCAATCTGGCAAAAAACACCGCGGGATAAAGGATTCCTGCAAACCAGCCCCAACGAAGGCAAACCTGCCAGCCAACCCACCGAATTCATGATTGCTTACGACGCCAAAAATCTGTATGTCGCGATCGTTTCGCTGGATTCCGTTCCGGAAAAAATAGTGGACAGCATCACCCGGCGGGATCAGGCCGGGGAATCCGATCGAGTGTTGATTTTACTGGACAGCTTTTTCGACAAACGAACCGCATTCTATTTTGGCGTGAACGCCGCCGGCGTAAAAATGGACGGCGTGATGACCGAGGACGGCGATTACGACGACATGAACTGGGACCCGATTTGGGAAGTCGGCACCCGGCGCATTCCCGAAGGTTGGGTTGCGGAAATGCGTATTCCGCTCAGCCAGTTGCGCTTTGCGGATCGCGAGGAACACACCTGGGGCTTGCAAGTTGCCCGCTATTTTTATCGCAATAATGAATGGTCGATGTGGCAATTTTACCCCTCGTCCGTTGGCGGATTTGTCAGCTATTTTGGCGAAATGCAGGGAATGACCGGACTGGAAACGCCCCGGCAAATTGAGTTGCTGCCCTATTCGCTCAGCCAGTTCAGCTTTTTTCCGGATGATCCGGACGACCCGTTTCTGGACGGACGCGATGGCAAAATTGCCGGCGGGCTGGATGGCAAAATCGGCATCACCAGCGATTTAACGCTCAATTTTACCGTCAACCCGGATTTCGGGCAGGTGGAAGCCGATCCCTCCGAAGTGAACCTCTCCGCTTTCGAAACATTTTTTCAGGAAAAACGACCGTTTTTTATCGAAGGCAGCAATATTTTTACGTACACCCTCGGTTTTGGCGATGGCTCGGATTCCCGCGAATCGCTGTTTTATTCCCGCCGGTTGGGACGACAACCGCAGTACGAACCGGATCTCGGGGATAACGAATACATGCAAATGCCCGACAACACGTCGATTATTGCCGCAGCAAAAGTTACCGGCAAAACCCACAACGGGCTTTCGATTGGCGTACTGAACGCATTTACCGCACGGGAACGCGCAGCAATCGAGTTGAACGGCGTTCGCCGGAAAGAAATTGTGGAGCCTGCAACCAACTATTTCGTCGGACGGTTGCAGAAAGATTTTTCCGAAGGCAACACGTCGATCGGCGGCATCGCGACTGCAACCAATCGCGATATTTCCAGCGAAAACCTCCGCTTTTTGAACACAGCCGCATACACCGGCGGTTTCGATGTGCGCCACAATTGGCACAACAAAGATTATTGGATAAGCCTGAAAACCGCATTCAGCCGCATCGAAGGCGATCCGGAAGCGTTGATTGAAGCGCAAACATCCTCGCGGCGCTATTTCCAGCGCCCGGACGCGCCGCACCTCACGCTGGATTCCACCCGCACATCGCTGGACGGACATGCCGGCGCGTTTGGCATCGGCAGATCCAACGGTCATATTCAGGGAATGCTGGGCGGCACCTGGCGCTCACCCGGATTCGAAATTAACGATTTGGGATACATGCGCTCCGCGGACCGCATTTTGCAATTTTCGTGGCTGTCCTATCGCGAGTGGAACCCGCAGTGGATTTTCCGGGAATACCGCATCAACCTCAACCAGTGGACCGGCTGGAATTTTGACGGCGAACAAACGTTCCGCGGCATGAATGTAAACGGCGGCGGCCGTTTTGCGAACAACTGGCAATTTTGGGGCGGAACGGAATTGGAAGCCAGCGGACTGGATGCCAGCGGATTGCGGGGCGGCCCGATGCTGCGCTATCAGGGCGCGATTTACAGTTGGTGGAGCATCGATTCGGACGATACAAAACCGTTTCAATTTGAAATTGGCGGATTCAACAGCTTTAAAGATGACGACGTTTCCCGATCACGCGAATTTTATGGTGGGGTTCAGTGGCGACCGGCAAAATCGATGTCGCTATCGTTGCAACCGTTTTTCAACATCAACAAACGTGATTTGCAATATGTTGAAACCACTGAATTTAGCAACGCAGATCGCTATATTTTCGCGCGAATCGATCAGAAAACAACCGGTGTCATTGTCCGGTTGAATTACAGCATCACGCCAACATTATCGTTCCAATATTACGGCCAGCCGTTTGTTTCCGCAGGAAAATACAGCCATTACAAACGCATCACCGATTCACGGGCGGAACGATACGAAGATCGATTTGAAAACATCGATGACGAAATTTCCAAAAATGATGATGAAGTTTTGATCGACGAAGATGCCGACGGCAACAGCGATTATTCGTTCGAAATTCCCGATTTCAATTTTCAGGAATTTCGCTCGAATTTAGTGGTTCGATGGGAATTTCGCCCCGGCTCCACAATGTATTTTGTGTGGGCGCAACAGCGCGACGATTCATTTAACAATGGCAATTTTAATTTCCGGCGCAACGTGGACAGCCTGTTCGGTATCGATCCAGAAAATATTTTTCTGTTGAAATTCAATTACTGGTTCTCGCTGTAATCTTTTGGACGTTTTCGCAACAGAGTCACGGAGGAGCACAGAGTTTTTTTATAAACGAATTAAAAAAATAGTTTCAGAAAAAAAAGCTATTATCATTAAAAACAAATATTTACCAAAGAATGCTTTACCCTTAACTTCTCTGTGATTCTCTGTGTCTCTGTGGCAAAAAATTTTGGCGCACAGCATCTGTCATTCACGATAAAATGACATTCGGTTCTCCCAGCGTTAAAAATACCCGTTTGGAACGCTCACTCTAAACGCATACCCTCTCTTCCGAAAAACAATTTTCCGTCAGCACATTTCTGTGTTATCTTTTAAACTGTTCACAAATGAATACAAATACAGAAAACGAAACGGAAACAATTCATGGAAAAAGTGCTGATTCTCGATTTTGGTTCGCAATATACCCAACTGATCGCCCGCAAAACCCGCGAACTGGGCGTGTTTTCGGAAATCCATCCGTTCAATTATTCAATTGATGACATTCGCGCGGATGCACATATTAAAGCGATCATCTTTTCCGGCGGTCCGTCCAGCGTTTACGCGGATGGCGCACCGCACGCAAACAACGCTATTTTTGAACTTGGCGTGCCGGTTTTGGGCATTTGCTACGGTTTGCAGCACATCGCGTATTCGATGAAAGGCGCGGTAGACCCGGCGCACAAACGGGAATTCGGCCGCGCGAAACTGCACATCGACGGCGATAATCCGCTGTTTGCGGGTATCGCATCGCCAACGCAGGTGTGGATGAGCCATGGCGATCACCTCACCAAATTGCCGGAAGGTTTTTCTGCCATCGCCAAAACGGACAATTCGCCGATCTGCGCCATCGAAAATCGTGATCGGCATATTTACGGCATCCAGTTTCACCCGGAAGTGCACCACACCGAAGCCGGCAAACAAATGCTGCACAATTTTTTGTTCAACATTTGCGATTTTGCAGGGGATTGGTCGCCGCAATCGTTCATCGAAATGGCGATCCGGCAGATTCGCGAAACCGTTGGCGCAGATCGCGTTTTACTGGGACTTAGCGGCGGAGTAGATTCCAGCGTTTTGGCGGCGTTGCTGCATCGCGCCATCGGTGATCAGCTTACCAGCGTTTTTGTGGATACCGGGTTATTGCGGGCAAACGAGGTGGAAGAAGTAAGTTATACTTTCAGGGAAAATTTAGCGCTAAATTTGACCGTTGTCACGGCTGGGCCGGTTTTCCTCGATAAGTTACGCGACGTAATTGATCCGGAGAAAAAACGCAAGTTGATCGGCCAAACATTCATCGATGTATTTGAAGCAGAAGCCCGCAAAGCCGGCGAATTTCGTTTTTTGGCTCAAGGCACCCTCTACCCGGACGTCATTGAAAGCGTTTCATTCAAAGGACCGTCCGCAACTATCAAATCCCATCACAACGTTGGCGGATTGCCGGAACGGCTGAACTTCGAATTGTTAGAGCCGTTTCGCGAATTATTTAAAGATGAAGTGCGCCAGGTTGGACGCGAACTGGGTGTTCCGGAGAACATAATCGGACGTCATCCCTTCCCCGGACCGGGTTTGGCGGTAAGAATTATTGGAAAAATTACCGAGACAGATTTAGAGATTTTACAAAAAGCCGATAAGATATTCATTGACGCTTTGAAAGCGGCAAATTTATATGATGAAATATGGCAAGCTTTTGCAGTTTTGCTGCCGATACAAACAGTAGGTGTGATGGGCGATGAACGGACATACGAAAACGTGCTCGCCCTGCGTGCCGTAACCAGCACAGACGGGATGACGGCCGATTGGTACCCGTTGCCTTACGATTTTCTGGCGGATGTGTCGAACAAAATTATCAACGAGGTGAAAGGCATCAATCGAGTGGTTTACGATGTCAGCTCCAAACCGCCGGCAACCATCGAGTGGGAATAAACAGCGATTAAAAATCAAGGGTCGAAAATAAGAAAATATTCATAAACAGTTTGCCCACGGACAGGGCAACAGAACCAGTTGAGTTCACTAAGGAGGATAAGATTTTATGTGTGGAATCGTCGGTTATATTGGTAAACGTGATGCGTACCCGGTGCTTATCGGGGGATTAAAACGATTGGAATATCGTGGCTACGATTCTTCCGGCGTGGCATTGTTGAAAGAAGGTAAAATTGATGTCAAAAAGCAGGTTGGGAAAATAGCGGCGCTGGAAAAATCCGTCAACGGTACGCCGATGACCGGAAATGTCGGCATCGCGCACACCCGTTGGGCAACCCACGGTGTTCCGAATCAAACCAATGCTCACCCGCACAGCGATTCTTACGGCGATATCGTGCTGGTTCACAACGGCATTGTGGAAAATTATGCAACCCTGCGAAAAATGATGATCGAAAAAGGTCACACTTTCCGCACCGAAACTGATACCGAAATTATTGCTCACCTCATCGAAGAAATTTACAAACAAGGTGATTCGTCATTTGAGGAAGCCTTCCGCGCTGCACTGCTGGAGCTGGACGGCACTTATGGTCTGGCTGTCATTTCCCGTCACGAGCCGGATAAATTATACGTTGCGCGAATGGGCAGCCCGCTGGTGCTGGGTATCGGCGAAGGCGAATATTATGTGGCTTCCGATGCGTCGGCAATTATCGCGCACACCCGCGACGTCATGTATCTGGAAGATGGCGAGTTCGCAATCATCAGCAAAGATGGCTATGTCACCAAAACCATTCAGAACGAAATCATCAAAAAGAAAATTGAACGGGTTGAATTCGATCTCGAACGTATCGAAAAAGCCGGTTACGATCATTTCATGCTCAAAGAAATTTATGAGCAGCCCCGCACCGTTGCCGACTGCATGCGCGGACGATTGATCGAAGAAGACGGCGTTTCGCACCTCGGCGGATTGAGCCAGATTATGCACAACGTGATGCGCGCCCGCAAAATTTTTGTGACCGCTTGCGGCACATCCTATCACGCCGGTTTGATTGGCGAATACATGATTGAAGAATATTGCCGCATTCCGGTGGAAGTGGAATATGCTTCCGAATTCCGCTATCGCGATCCCATTATTGATGATGATAACCTGGTTATCGCCATCAGCCAATCCGGCGAAACAGCCGACACGCTGGCTGCCCTCCGCGAAGCCAAACGCAAAGGCGCAACGGTAATGGGTTTGGTTAATGTGGTTGGTTCATCCATTGCCCGCGAAACACAGGGCGGCACCTATATTCACGCCGGACCGGAAATCGGCGTGGCTTCCACAAAA of Calditrichia bacterium contains these proteins:
- a CDS encoding carbohydrate binding family 9 domain-containing protein is translated as MFLKTLLFLAMCFGIAASQTDVEKRIYKPLPVNPHAPEIDGKLTDAIWQKTPRDKGFLQTSPNEGKPASQPTEFMIAYDAKNLYVAIVSLDSVPEKIVDSITRRDQAGESDRVLILLDSFFDKRTAFYFGVNAAGVKMDGVMTEDGDYDDMNWDPIWEVGTRRIPEGWVAEMRIPLSQLRFADREEHTWGLQVARYFYRNNEWSMWQFYPSSVGGFVSYFGEMQGMTGLETPRQIELLPYSLSQFSFFPDDPDDPFLDGRDGKIAGGLDGKIGITSDLTLNFTVNPDFGQVEADPSEVNLSAFETFFQEKRPFFIEGSNIFTYTLGFGDGSDSRESLFYSRRLGRQPQYEPDLGDNEYMQMPDNTSIIAAAKVTGKTHNGLSIGVLNAFTARERAAIELNGVRRKEIVEPATNYFVGRLQKDFSEGNTSIGGIATATNRDISSENLRFLNTAAYTGGFDVRHNWHNKDYWISLKTAFSRIEGDPEALIEAQTSSRRYFQRPDAPHLTLDSTRTSLDGHAGAFGIGRSNGHIQGMLGGTWRSPGFEINDLGYMRSADRILQFSWLSYREWNPQWIFREYRINLNQWTGWNFDGEQTFRGMNVNGGGRFANNWQFWGGTELEASGLDASGLRGGPMLRYQGAIYSWWSIDSDDTKPFQFEIGGFNSFKDDDVSRSREFYGGVQWRPAKSMSLSLQPFFNINKRDLQYVETTEFSNADRYIFARIDQKTTGVIVRLNYSITPTLSFQYYGQPFVSAGKYSHYKRITDSRAERYEDRFENIDDEISKNDDEVLIDEDADGNSDYSFEIPDFNFQEFRSNLVVRWEFRPGSTMYFVWAQQRDDSFNNGNFNFRRNVDSLFGIDPENIFLLKFNYWFSL
- the guaA gene encoding glutamine-hydrolyzing GMP synthase encodes the protein MEKVLILDFGSQYTQLIARKTRELGVFSEIHPFNYSIDDIRADAHIKAIIFSGGPSSVYADGAPHANNAIFELGVPVLGICYGLQHIAYSMKGAVDPAHKREFGRAKLHIDGDNPLFAGIASPTQVWMSHGDHLTKLPEGFSAIAKTDNSPICAIENRDRHIYGIQFHPEVHHTEAGKQMLHNFLFNICDFAGDWSPQSFIEMAIRQIRETVGADRVLLGLSGGVDSSVLAALLHRAIGDQLTSVFVDTGLLRANEVEEVSYTFRENLALNLTVVTAGPVFLDKLRDVIDPEKKRKLIGQTFIDVFEAEARKAGEFRFLAQGTLYPDVIESVSFKGPSATIKSHHNVGGLPERLNFELLEPFRELFKDEVRQVGRELGVPENIIGRHPFPGPGLAVRIIGKITETDLEILQKADKIFIDALKAANLYDEIWQAFAVLLPIQTVGVMGDERTYENVLALRAVTSTDGMTADWYPLPYDFLADVSNKIINEVKGINRVVYDVSSKPPATIEWE
- the glmS gene encoding glutamine--fructose-6-phosphate transaminase (isomerizing); this encodes MCGIVGYIGKRDAYPVLIGGLKRLEYRGYDSSGVALLKEGKIDVKKQVGKIAALEKSVNGTPMTGNVGIAHTRWATHGVPNQTNAHPHSDSYGDIVLVHNGIVENYATLRKMMIEKGHTFRTETDTEIIAHLIEEIYKQGDSSFEEAFRAALLELDGTYGLAVISRHEPDKLYVARMGSPLVLGIGEGEYYVASDASAIIAHTRDVMYLEDGEFAIISKDGYVTKTIQNEIIKKKIERVEFDLERIEKAGYDHFMLKEIYEQPRTVADCMRGRLIEEDGVSHLGGLSQIMHNVMRARKIFVTACGTSYHAGLIGEYMIEEYCRIPVEVEYASEFRYRDPIIDDDNLVIAISQSGETADTLAALREAKRKGATVMGLVNVVGSSIARETQGGTYIHAGPEIGVASTKAFTSQVTALALLNVMIARTKTMSAETGRRIVQEMKALPEKVEKALQCDALIQKIAKEFKDRPNFLYLGRGYNFPVALEGALKLKEISYIHAEGYPAAEMKHGPIALIDEEMPVVVIATKDSTYEKIISNIEEVKARKGRVIAVVSEGDTTLENMVDYTIPIPTTFNFLQPIISIVPLQLLAYHIAVMRGCNVDMPRNLAKSVTVE